In the genome of Impatiens glandulifera chromosome 6, dImpGla2.1, whole genome shotgun sequence, the window tagtttgtaccattctgactcaccatatcaggtgTAGATTTCCCtattattactgccttaacaatTGACAAAAACCCccagcaaagaaaccagttgatctcctctttgaattTCGTTAAGTAACCAGCAGAGCactctgctccaatgttaaaacagataaccaatcaatactgctctgataccactacggatcttcttagaaatcaaacatgtaataaatcaatttccaaatcgtctatgacgacaaaTAGATTACCAAaaaactgaaatagcacaaagtaATAACAAcgcaatatacgtggttcggttaaaatcgacctacgtccatgggagggataagtttcactaaattaaagaaatgtcaacagtagaaacttacatgccattttctcaaatgaaagaagtgattacactaggaatgattggaatcctctacaatcaaaagctcccccaaccTCTCACTCTGGATTAAccaaagaataagaagaagtaGAAAAACCTTAGATCTGTTTattctctctcaaccttactgtgttatgagaaaaataccccaaaaaaaaatatttatactttaacccgttttcataatagaaaaccctgacccgtttacccgaaATTTAAAATCCGCCCACAATGACAAGAAACACCTCAACAAAAACTACCTAACTCATAAACTATAAGAGAGAGGACTTATATGGTCTAAGTTGACTAACCGAAACATAGATTTTTACcaattatactaatttattatCCATCAAAATAGCAAATACACCTTCAAATGCTCCGCCAAACAAACCCTTATCATTTAGTTTATTCTTACTATACACCTAGCTATTAAACAAGTGGAAGAGTGCTGAATTAGCATCACACCTGTCCAACATATGCATGTCTATGTGTGTATAGAAATAGTAGACATGTGCCTACATGCAACAATTAAATAAGTGGCAGAATGCTTAATTAACATCACACCACTCCAACATATGCATGTGTACGTGTGTATAGAAATAGTAGACATGTGCCCTACATGCAACCTTGTATCATAAGTATTAATATTCCTTAATTGTATCTAGTTATTACAACATTCAAGAAATTAAGATGGAAGCTTCTCCAATCCAAATCCCTACCATTGTTATGAATGAGGAGGTGATGAAGCTAAACAAAGATGCAGAAGAAAGGAAATCGTTAGCACGGAAGATGCGGGAGGCATGTGAGAGTTACGGATGCTTCCTTATTGATTGCGGCATGATTTCCGAGGAAGAACAGCACCGATTCTTCTCCTCCTCTGAGGAATTCTTCGCCCTCCCCGACGATACCAAGAAACAATACGGAAGGAAACCTAATCTCTGGCATGGCGGTTACCTTGGAATTAATCCTTATACTAGACAGGAGAGCTTCGGCGTCTATGGCCTCCCCGACGATGAGATTCGATCTCTCGCTGGTCATATGTGGCCGGATGGAAATCCATCTTTCTGGTGGGTGATTCTTTACCCTTATCTcgattacttaattaattagaagttCTGAATCAATCCTTGTTTGGAATGAAAATTGACAGTGAGGTGACTCAGTCGATGAAGATGAAATTAATGGATGTACTTCTCTCTGTTATGAAACTCACTTTCGAAGATCTAGGGATATCAGATTACTACAATAAGCATGCGGAGAATGTTACATGCTTAATGAGAGGTCTCAAATACAAGCTCCTTCCCAAGAACAACGACGAGAAACCGACTCAAGGTCTTATGCCGCACGTCGACCATACCATCTTGAGCATTCTATACGACAACGGTATCCAAGGGCTTGAGATTCTCTCCGAAGACGGTGAGTGGGCTCCGGTGACGATCCCCAAAAGTTCCCTTCTTGTGATTGTTGGCGATGCTTTTGAGGTTTGGAGCAATGGTAAGTTCCGGGCGGTGAAGCATCGGGTGACGATGCATACCGGCGATAAGGAGAAGTATACGTGTGCGTTGTTCATGTTGCCTAAGGATGGGGTGATGATGGAGGTGCCGCCGGAGCTGGTTGCGGAAGGGGATTCTCCTCTGTTCCGATCGTTTGTCTTTTCTGATTACCTAGAAAAACATATGATTGATTCAAATGTTGAAGCCATAAAGGTCTTCGCAGGTGTGAATGGAGTGGTCTAGGAGCAATATAATTATTGTACTttgaatattattgttattttaaagtttagtATTTTCCTTGAATGTTTTATTTGAGATAGTGTTGGGTTATACATTGTAGTAATCACAAATCTCAAAAAAGTTAAACCCCGCGAGGAGTCctaaatctttaaaatttatCCCATAAATAAGTAGGAGagttcttaattaattagtatcaCACTTGTCCAACATACATATGTCTATGTGTATAGAAAT includes:
- the LOC124943127 gene encoding probable 2-oxoglutarate-dependent dioxygenase AOP1, with the protein product MEASPIQIPTIVMNEEVMKLNKDAEERKSLARKMREACESYGCFLIDCGMISEEEQHRFFSSSEEFFALPDDTKKQYGRKPNLWHGGYLGINPYTRQESFGVYGLPDDEIRSLAGHMWPDGNPSFCEVTQSMKMKLMDVLLSVMKLTFEDLGISDYYNKHAENVTCLMRGLKYKLLPKNNDEKPTQGLMPHVDHTILSILYDNGIQGLEILSEDGEWAPVTIPKSSLLVIVGDAFEVWSNGKFRAVKHRVTMHTGDKEKYTCALFMLPKDGVMMEVPPELVAEGDSPLFRSFVFSDYLEKHMIDSNVEAIKVFAGVNGVV